Proteins encoded in a region of the Vibrio sp. CB1-14 genome:
- the rsuA gene encoding 16S rRNA pseudouridine(516) synthase RsuA has translation MRLDKFLCDALGATRKEATRIIKSGDVTVDGVIQKSGAIKVTEESCVEWQDREVRMQGPRYIMLFKPDGFVCSHEDGFNHTAFVLLDEVKMENLHFAGRLDVDTTGLVLITDDGQWSHRITSPKHKCAKTYRVWLADPVQPNYQQAFEEGIELRNEKAPTLPAQLEIIDDNEVLLTIHEGKYHQVKRMFAALGNKVEGLHRESVGEIVLDEMLEPGEYRYLTQEEIDSVWKK, from the coding sequence ATGCGTTTAGATAAGTTTTTGTGTGACGCGTTAGGCGCTACACGTAAAGAAGCCACAAGAATCATCAAGTCAGGTGACGTGACTGTTGATGGCGTGATTCAAAAGAGTGGTGCAATCAAGGTAACAGAAGAGAGCTGTGTTGAGTGGCAAGATCGTGAGGTGCGTATGCAAGGGCCTCGCTACATCATGTTATTTAAGCCTGATGGTTTTGTTTGCTCTCATGAAGATGGTTTTAACCACACGGCCTTTGTGCTGCTTGATGAAGTGAAAATGGAAAATCTCCACTTTGCTGGTCGATTGGACGTGGATACTACCGGCCTGGTGTTAATTACCGATGATGGTCAGTGGTCACACAGAATTACATCGCCAAAACACAAGTGTGCTAAGACTTATCGCGTGTGGTTGGCCGATCCTGTTCAGCCAAACTATCAGCAAGCGTTTGAAGAAGGCATCGAGCTTAGAAACGAAAAAGCGCCAACCCTTCCAGCGCAGCTTGAAATCATCGATGATAACGAAGTGTTATTGACTATTCATGAAGGCAAATACCATCAAGTTAAGCGCATGTTTGCGGCACTTGGCAACAAGGTTGAAGGTCTTCATCGTGAGAGTGTGGGTGAAATTGTTTTGGATGAGATGCTTGAGCCGGGCGAGTATCGTTATCTCACTCAAGAAGAAATTGACTCAGTCTGGAAAAAGTAA
- a CDS encoding Bcr/CflA family multidrug efflux MFS transporter, whose amino-acid sequence MSSQTTSQPNTPQLGLLLFLVLGAIGALTPLAIDMYLPAMPTIAQDMGVTAGAVQITLTVYTAGFAIGQLLHGPLADSFGRRPILLFGVFFFGVASAVCATTTSIESLTLVRTAQGFAGAAAAVIIQAVVRDMFDKEDFARTMSFVTLVITLAPLVAPMIGGHLAVWFGWRSIFWVLTGFSVIVIAAVLWKIPETLAPENRQPLRFRTTIKNYLRLCHNPVAMGLIFSGAFSFAGMFAFLTAGSFVYIDIYGVSPDQFGYLFGLNIVTMIIMTSLNGRFVKKVGLHGMLRFGIGVQLFAGMGLLVSGVLDLGIWGIVPFVMLFVGTLSTIGSNAMGLLLSGYPTMAGTASSLAGTLRFGTGSVVGAIVAFLPSGTPWPMIALMAICSVLSAALYWTFGKKA is encoded by the coding sequence ATGAGTTCTCAAACCACATCGCAGCCCAATACACCCCAACTTGGTTTGTTACTGTTTTTAGTGCTTGGCGCTATTGGTGCATTGACGCCGCTGGCGATTGACATGTACCTCCCTGCGATGCCAACGATCGCGCAGGATATGGGTGTCACCGCTGGCGCTGTGCAAATCACGTTAACCGTGTATACCGCTGGGTTTGCTATTGGTCAGCTTTTGCATGGCCCGCTTGCGGACAGTTTTGGACGCAGGCCTATCTTGTTATTTGGCGTGTTCTTTTTCGGTGTTGCCTCCGCAGTGTGTGCGACCACGACCAGTATTGAATCGCTTACTTTGGTTCGTACTGCGCAAGGGTTTGCTGGTGCTGCTGCCGCGGTGATTATCCAAGCTGTCGTTCGTGACATGTTTGATAAAGAAGACTTCGCGCGCACGATGTCGTTTGTTACCTTGGTTATTACCTTGGCACCTTTGGTTGCACCAATGATTGGTGGTCATCTTGCCGTTTGGTTTGGGTGGCGCTCAATCTTTTGGGTGTTGACCGGCTTTTCGGTGATCGTTATTGCAGCTGTTCTTTGGAAAATTCCAGAGACGCTGGCTCCAGAAAACAGACAACCGCTGCGATTTAGAACCACAATAAAAAATTACCTGCGTCTTTGTCACAACCCAGTTGCGATGGGGCTTATTTTTTCCGGTGCATTTTCATTTGCGGGCATGTTTGCCTTTCTGACAGCCGGTTCGTTTGTCTATATTGATATCTATGGTGTGTCGCCTGATCAATTTGGTTACCTGTTTGGGCTGAACATTGTGACTATGATCATCATGACCAGTTTAAACGGCCGCTTTGTTAAGAAAGTAGGTTTGCACGGTATGCTGCGCTTTGGTATCGGTGTCCAGCTATTTGCTGGCATGGGGCTATTAGTGAGTGGCGTACTTGATCTTGGTATTTGGGGCATTGTGCCGTTTGTGATGCTATTTGTTGGTACGCTGTCTACGATTGGTAGTAATGCTATGGGCTTACTGCTTAGTGGTTACCCGACAATGGCTGGCACAGCTTCGTCGTTAGCGGGTACGTTACGATTTGGCACAGGATCGGTGGTCGGCGCTATTGTGGCGTTTTTACCGAGTGGTACACCGTGGCCAATGATTGCATTAATGGCGATTTGTTCGGTATTATCCGCCGCCTTGTATTGGACGTTTGGAAAGAAAGCGTAA
- a CDS encoding DUF2913 family protein, producing MSAYYSEIQKVVNSALEELAAEHATGKLINSPVSNNHFLLRWVTRAIKTQRFGKATSANLIQWQKTGRSKGNESMLEPTFKRISAYYEGFFGCEIAPITDAKIEQFIDDMEQAGWGVCTSEVLTDGSKVQFFTDGANSFAVCANQCDDCFDGENLVKPMSWFVRGNHAEFVTKAYEAGFMLHKVTDYKSKVKYHGEYLVYPLNQGTQLAEIPLSFKA from the coding sequence ATGTCTGCATATTATTCAGAAATTCAAAAGGTCGTGAACTCAGCATTAGAAGAGTTGGCGGCAGAGCACGCAACAGGGAAGTTGATTAACTCACCTGTATCGAATAACCACTTTTTGTTGAGGTGGGTAACACGTGCGATTAAAACTCAGCGTTTTGGTAAAGCGACGAGTGCGAACCTTATCCAATGGCAAAAGACTGGGCGTTCTAAGGGCAATGAGTCGATGCTAGAGCCTACGTTCAAACGCATCTCTGCCTATTACGAAGGCTTCTTCGGTTGCGAGATAGCCCCGATTACTGATGCTAAAATCGAGCAGTTCATTGATGATATGGAACAAGCTGGCTGGGGCGTGTGTACGTCGGAAGTATTGACCGATGGCAGCAAAGTCCAATTCTTCACCGATGGCGCCAACTCGTTTGCTGTGTGTGCTAATCAATGTGATGACTGCTTTGATGGTGAGAACCTAGTGAAACCAATGAGCTGGTTTGTTCGTGGTAACCACGCTGAGTTCGTCACGAAAGCTTATGAGGCTGGATTTATGCTTCACAAAGTGACCGATTATAAGTCGAAAGTGAAATACCACGGTGAGTACCTTGTTTATCCACTTAACCAGGGTACGCAGTTAGCGGAAATTCCGCTTTCATTTAAAGCGTAG
- a CDS encoding DUF2867 domain-containing protein has protein sequence MKRVLVLGASGYVGSQLIPILLAQGYQVTAAARQIDYLKARVIPHSHLTFEYLDLADREATLALVPQFDLVYFLVHGMAHGHDFLEYELSLAQNFRDALEISEVKHVIYLSAIQPQTGNSAHLAARKATGKLLRTSTVPITELRAGVIIGPGSAAYEIMRDFVYNLPVLIAPKWVDSKANPIALENLNHYLIELSKEAEPNSEIYEVGGPDVLSYRQQFEVICQQIGKPLRLWATPLLTPKIASYWLGVVTSVPSSIGRALLAGLEHDFIANSQSIRQRFPQELISYQQSVASSIQQDGEFIRSNVWGFEPAALSRWQAGYGYYPKKTGASFTTSKSAEQLWDVVKTIGDPKDSYFFANILWRTREWLDIFFGGGRPVRRSPEGPGLKVGDFIDSWKVIRCEPPYFLSLLFGMKGPGLGRLEFTITDHGDKREINISAWWHPKGFLGLLYWFAMMPAHLFIFKGMVRAIVRKSK, from the coding sequence ATGAAACGAGTTTTGGTTCTCGGCGCATCGGGCTATGTTGGCTCACAACTAATCCCTATTTTACTCGCTCAAGGTTATCAAGTAACCGCTGCAGCGCGGCAAATTGACTACCTTAAAGCTCGGGTTATCCCCCACTCACATTTAACCTTCGAATACCTAGACTTAGCCGATCGTGAAGCCACTCTTGCGCTCGTTCCGCAATTTGATCTGGTCTATTTCCTAGTACATGGAATGGCGCATGGACATGATTTTCTAGAATACGAACTGTCGCTCGCACAAAACTTTCGCGATGCGCTGGAAATCAGCGAGGTAAAGCATGTTATTTATCTCAGCGCCATACAGCCACAAACCGGAAACTCTGCGCACCTAGCCGCTCGTAAAGCAACGGGCAAGTTACTACGCACCAGTACAGTACCCATCACTGAATTACGCGCAGGCGTGATAATAGGCCCAGGCTCCGCCGCGTATGAAATCATGCGCGATTTTGTTTACAACCTCCCCGTGCTTATCGCGCCAAAGTGGGTGGATTCTAAAGCCAACCCTATCGCGCTGGAGAACCTCAACCACTATCTTATTGAACTATCAAAAGAAGCCGAACCAAATAGCGAGATTTATGAGGTCGGTGGACCCGATGTACTCTCCTATCGCCAACAATTTGAGGTCATTTGTCAGCAAATAGGCAAGCCGTTGCGTCTATGGGCAACACCACTTCTCACCCCAAAAATCGCCTCTTACTGGCTCGGCGTGGTCACATCCGTGCCTTCAAGTATCGGCCGTGCTCTACTGGCTGGGCTTGAGCATGATTTTATTGCCAACTCTCAATCGATTAGGCAGCGCTTCCCGCAAGAGCTCATTTCTTACCAGCAATCCGTCGCATCCAGCATTCAGCAGGACGGTGAATTCATTCGCAGCAATGTATGGGGTTTTGAGCCCGCAGCACTTAGCCGTTGGCAAGCTGGGTATGGTTATTATCCTAAAAAAACCGGAGCGAGCTTCACAACGAGTAAAAGCGCTGAGCAGCTATGGGATGTCGTTAAAACCATTGGCGATCCCAAAGACAGCTACTTCTTCGCCAATATACTTTGGCGAACCCGAGAGTGGCTTGACATCTTCTTTGGTGGTGGTCGTCCGGTGAGGCGCTCTCCCGAAGGGCCAGGGCTAAAGGTGGGTGACTTTATCGATTCATGGAAAGTCATTCGCTGCGAGCCGCCTTACTTTCTATCCCTTCTATTTGGGATGAAAGGGCCTGGACTTGGACGGCTAGAGTTCACCATCACAGACCATGGTGACAAACGTGAGATAAACATCAGCGCTTGGTGGCACCCTAAAGGCTTTTTAGGACTACTGTATTGGTTTGCGATGATGCCAGCTCACCTGTTCATTTTTAAAGGCATGGTTCGAGCTATTGTTCGCAAATCTAAATAG
- a CDS encoding ABC transporter ATP-binding protein produces MLKLSDLSKGYIDGGEFHPVLQSAELTLAQGEQLALMGESGSGKSTLLNLIAGIDKVDSGEIWYPDFAMHEAKENKRTAYRRNNIGHIFQQFNLLPTLNIADNIRFCRQIKGLPEDRGLWRQILSALDLMALLGRYPEEISGGQQQRAAIARALYMEPKILLADEPTGSLDERNAEAVMRLLTSLTRHLECTLLVVTHSEKVASHLDGSIRLQGGQLHVMARS; encoded by the coding sequence ATGCTTAAGTTGTCTGACCTTAGCAAGGGCTACATTGACGGTGGTGAATTCCATCCTGTACTGCAAAGTGCAGAGTTAACACTGGCACAAGGTGAACAACTGGCATTAATGGGTGAAAGTGGCTCTGGAAAGAGTACCTTACTGAATTTAATCGCAGGGATCGATAAAGTAGATTCTGGTGAAATTTGGTACCCTGACTTTGCTATGCATGAAGCGAAAGAGAATAAGCGCACTGCTTATCGCCGCAACAATATTGGTCATATCTTCCAGCAATTTAATTTGCTGCCAACGCTAAACATCGCCGACAATATTCGCTTCTGCCGCCAAATTAAAGGCTTACCTGAAGATCGTGGGTTGTGGCGTCAAATTCTTTCCGCACTCGATTTAATGGCGTTATTAGGACGTTATCCAGAAGAAATTTCCGGTGGTCAGCAGCAACGTGCGGCTATCGCTAGAGCGTTGTATATGGAGCCGAAAATCTTGCTTGCGGATGAGCCAACCGGAAGTTTGGACGAGCGAAACGCTGAGGCGGTCATGCGCTTGTTGACGTCTCTCACTCGACACTTGGAATGTACCTTGCTGGTCGTGACTCACAGTGAAAAAGTGGCGTCGCATCTAGATGGCTCAATTCGCCTTCAAGGAGGGCAATTGCATGTTATGGCCCGTAGTTAA
- a CDS encoding FtsX-like permease family protein, which translates to MLWPVVKALLGHYRRHPLQILLVWLGLTLGVSLLVGVTAINHHAQQAYASGERLFANPVPYRIRPKHAETKIPQGFYIQLRRDGFKQCVPFDIQKVTTKDGLELNLVGADPISLLQLKNKVTISDIESQDLIKVPTTILVSHDLSELKGWKNGDSITLDNGLVLGPVKVDRKVGIKGMQIVADMSLVRALKRSAGLSVIACGEMSSGQLERLRKMIPNGMTLSRSSQSELESLTAAFHTNLSAMSMLSFVVGLFIFYQAMSLSLAQRQPLVGSLRQVGVSGWQLAQALCMELAVLVFLSWLCGNVFGLVLANQLIPAVSQSLSDLYDANIGLSIEWSWQWSLYSFVLAMSGAVISCGWPLFRLLKTQPVRLSARLSLMRFTGAEFTWQAFLACGLCVAAVAIYQAPKSQNSGYAIIVLMLLSVALITPFITWKIFTLFSYSLRWVKLRWFFADAAASMSYRGVANMAFMLAMAANMGVETMVGSFRDTTDRWLTQRLAADIYVYPTNNSANRMSRWLEEQPEVERVWWRWEEEIPTESGLMQVVSTGNSVGEMDALTVKIAVPNYWYHLHHSRSIMISESMALKRDLRPGDYVDLGAPLGGNWHIVGVYYDYGNPYHQVLLSENRWLANLAGSGDVALGAVLKDKTQSLFVEQRLQSRFRLSSERIYDNTSIHNKAMTTFDRTFAIADTLGNITLVIAVFGIFFATIAGEITRQRHTSLLRCLGVSGKELVMIGGLQLLVFGLISAAIAMPLGVALAQLIVDIVIKQSFGWSLELQIVPWQYLGTCLWSLAALVIAGALPVLKLIRNTPIHSLRDAL; encoded by the coding sequence ATGTTATGGCCCGTAGTTAAGGCGCTACTGGGACATTATCGTCGCCATCCTCTACAAATTCTTCTCGTTTGGCTTGGTCTAACACTGGGTGTATCACTGCTTGTTGGTGTTACCGCAATCAACCATCATGCTCAGCAAGCCTATGCCAGTGGCGAGCGACTGTTTGCCAATCCGGTTCCTTATCGCATTCGTCCTAAACACGCGGAAACCAAAATCCCGCAAGGTTTCTATATTCAATTGCGCCGTGATGGCTTCAAGCAATGCGTTCCGTTTGATATCCAGAAAGTGACCACTAAAGATGGCTTAGAGCTGAACTTAGTGGGCGCCGATCCTATTTCTCTCCTGCAATTGAAGAACAAGGTCACTATCAGTGACATTGAATCACAAGATTTGATTAAGGTGCCCACCACGATTCTTGTTAGCCATGATCTGTCTGAACTAAAGGGTTGGAAAAATGGCGACTCGATTACTTTAGACAATGGCTTAGTGCTTGGGCCTGTGAAAGTGGATCGAAAAGTCGGCATTAAAGGCATGCAGATTGTCGCGGATATGTCCTTGGTTCGTGCGCTTAAACGTTCTGCGGGTTTGTCTGTCATTGCTTGCGGTGAAATGAGTTCTGGTCAACTAGAACGACTTCGCAAAATGATCCCAAATGGGATGACACTGTCACGCAGTTCTCAATCTGAGCTGGAATCTCTGACCGCCGCTTTTCACACTAACTTGTCAGCGATGAGTATGCTGTCGTTCGTGGTTGGGCTGTTTATCTTTTATCAGGCAATGTCACTGTCATTGGCTCAGCGTCAACCGCTTGTTGGTAGCCTGCGACAAGTCGGAGTGTCTGGTTGGCAATTGGCGCAAGCGCTCTGTATGGAGCTCGCGGTATTGGTCTTCCTAAGCTGGCTATGTGGCAACGTGTTTGGTCTTGTGTTAGCAAACCAACTTATCCCTGCCGTTTCGCAAAGCTTGAGTGATCTTTATGACGCCAATATTGGCTTGAGTATCGAGTGGAGCTGGCAATGGAGCTTGTACAGCTTTGTGCTTGCGATGTCGGGCGCGGTGATTTCTTGTGGCTGGCCTTTGTTCCGCTTGTTGAAGACGCAGCCAGTCCGTTTATCTGCGCGACTTTCTTTAATGCGCTTTACAGGTGCAGAGTTTACTTGGCAGGCATTTTTAGCTTGTGGCCTGTGTGTGGCGGCAGTCGCGATTTATCAGGCTCCGAAGTCTCAAAACTCAGGTTACGCTATTATCGTACTCATGTTACTTAGCGTGGCATTGATTACCCCCTTTATTACTTGGAAGATTTTTACCCTGTTCTCCTACTCACTTCGCTGGGTCAAACTGCGCTGGTTCTTTGCTGATGCAGCGGCGAGTATGAGCTATCGCGGTGTGGCGAACATGGCGTTCATGTTGGCAATGGCGGCGAACATGGGTGTTGAAACCATGGTTGGCAGTTTCCGTGATACCACGGATCGTTGGCTAACTCAGAGATTAGCGGCGGATATTTATGTGTATCCGACCAATAACAGTGCGAATCGCATGAGCCGCTGGTTGGAAGAGCAACCAGAAGTCGAACGCGTATGGTGGCGCTGGGAAGAAGAAATCCCAACCGAATCTGGCTTGATGCAAGTTGTGAGTACTGGTAATTCGGTTGGCGAGATGGATGCATTAACGGTGAAAATAGCGGTGCCAAACTATTGGTATCACCTTCACCATTCTCGCAGCATCATGATCAGTGAGTCTATGGCGCTGAAACGTGATTTGCGCCCGGGAGACTATGTCGACTTGGGAGCGCCGCTAGGGGGTAATTGGCATATTGTTGGCGTCTACTATGACTATGGCAATCCATATCATCAGGTATTGCTGTCGGAAAACCGTTGGCTTGCGAATTTGGCTGGCTCGGGTGATGTCGCCCTGGGTGCGGTGTTAAAAGACAAGACTCAATCGCTGTTTGTCGAGCAGAGGCTTCAATCACGCTTTAGGCTGAGCAGCGAACGTATTTATGATAATACCTCTATCCACAATAAAGCGATGACTACGTTTGATCGCACCTTTGCTATTGCCGATACGCTTGGCAACATCACATTGGTGATTGCCGTGTTTGGTATCTTCTTTGCGACCATTGCCGGGGAGATTACTCGTCAGCGACATACTTCATTACTGCGCTGTCTTGGCGTTTCAGGTAAAGAGTTGGTGATGATAGGTGGCCTACAGCTATTGGTGTTTGGTTTGATCTCCGCAGCGATCGCGATGCCTTTGGGTGTGGCGCTGGCGCAGCTCATTGTCGACATTGTGATTAAGCAGTCCTTCGGCTGGTCACTTGAGCTGCAGATTGTGCCTTGGCAATACTTAGGAACGTGTTTGTGGTCGTTGGCCGCATTGGTTATCGCGGGTGCGCTTCCTGTATTGAAGCTTATTCGCAATACTCCGATTCATTCACTCAGGGATGCGCTATAA